In Panulirus ornatus isolate Po-2019 chromosome 40, ASM3632096v1, whole genome shotgun sequence, a single window of DNA contains:
- the LOC139761559 gene encoding uncharacterized protein isoform X1, translated as MRSSTLASHNLWLQVQLSRKILFIVVICVFLDLWVSIVAEPVGRLRTDNPVTSFPGKATWGYSSDVSGPISISGGATEGVARSFDTSSGATIRGGTTYGTTLGRWIGKATPIVRTASTKVVSSAVSVVDEEPGSGIDVPYETTTRTPSSPLPPTRQPPPLPPTRQPPPLPPTRQPPPLPPTRFVPFDFRRRRIYPFLPYTPFYFPQLDPYFRGGGVQGNVGPLTLVYGRLQSDPAYVHPQSSSIKASKLTSDEEVKPLGHNESQGELLSESLPLENGQQLQKLGSDDNVPVAVREQHLTEDNDSVSQELAGVSGRNLNLDEYLLSDGIASSNDLYLSDEFNSTDKMDAVDMTLSSEQVHSVHERNVENEYIFFNQTASYTGDGTPEEFDPYQAASLTQTGVAEGARHDQMVMASIFLKPALGGSILPYFEEEDMSSSPSHQSASPGNFVDLLTTGYGSNPTRTRQPIPRYIIVKDQNLGRVTVLGSDHEASSGGSGTSPSGSESSTSTVLETIDTKGENVTEGDRKEFESPSACIREGGTSRGVALQSPFNLGDPLAILLVMLCLRYLLPE; from the exons ATGAGGTCCTCCACGCTCGCCTCTCACAATCTCTGGCTACAGGTACAGCTAAGTAGAAAG ATCCTCTTCATTGTTGTGATTTGTGTATTTCTGGACCTCTGGGTTTCCATCGTTGCCGAACCTGTCGGACGTTTGAGAACGGACAACCCCGTCacttctttcccagggaaggcgACATGGGGTTACAGCTCAGACGTGAGTGGCCCCATCTCCATCAGCGGGGGGGCGACCGAAGGCGTCGCCAGGTCCTTCGACACGTCTTCGGGAGCGACCATCCGTGGAGGGACGACGTATGGCACTACCCTCGGCCGATGGATCGGGAAAGCCACGCCGATCGTGAGGACAGCTTCGACGAAAGTCGTCTCCTCTGCCGTCTCAGTCGTGGACGAGGAGCCAGGGAGTGGAATTGACGTCCCTTATGAAACGACGACTCGTACACCATCGTCTCCGCTACCTCCGACTCGTCAACCGCCTCCGTTGCCTCCGACTCGTCAACCGCCTCCGTTGCCTCCGACTCGTCAACCGCCTCCGTTGCCTCCGACTCGTTTCGTTCCATTTGACTTTAGAAGGAGGAGGATATACCCTTTTCTACCCTATACGCCCTTCTACTTTCCACAACTTGATCCATACTTCCGCGGCGGAGGAGTTCAAGGAAACGTTGGCCCACTAACACTGGTGTATGGGAGGCTTCAGAGCGATCCTGCTTACGTTCACCCACAAAGTTCAAGCATAAAAGCGAGCAAGTTAACCAGCGATGAAGAGGTTAAACCACTAGGACACAATGAATCACAAGGAGAACTTCTAAGCGAATCATTACCTTTGGAAAATGGGCAACAATTGCAAAAATTAGGTTCTGATGATAACGTGCCAGTTGCAGTTAGAGAACAACATTTAACAGAGGATAATGACAGCGTCTCTCAAGAGCTCGCTGGCGTATCTGGGAGGAACTTGAATCTAGATGAATATTTATTGAGCGACGGGATAGCCTCATCTAATGATCTGTACCTGTCAGATGAATTCAACTCTACAGATAAAATGGATGCAGTGGATATGACGCTTTCAAGTGAGCAAGTACATTCAGTGCATGAACGTAATGTAGAGAATGAGTATATCTTCTTTAACCAAACCGCATCATATACAGGAGATGGTACACCAGAGGAATTTGACCCATACCAGGCAGCTTCACTCACACAGACTGGCGTAGCTGAGGGCGCCCGACATGACCAAATGGTTATGGCTTCCATCTTCCTAAAACCTGCTTTGGGAGGTAGCATCTTGCCATACTTCGAGGAAGAAGATatgtcttcctctccttcccatcAGAGTGCATCACCAGGTAATTTTGTCGACCTGCTTACTACGGGATACGGTTCGAACCCTACGAGGACGAGGCAGCCTATACCGAGGTATATCATCGTGAAAGACCAGAATCTCGGTCGTGTGACGGTTTTGGGTTCTGATCACGAAGCTTCCTCTGGTGGTTCGGGAACATCCCCCTCGGGAAGTGAATCCTCTACCAGTACTGTTCTTGAAACCATTGACACCAAAGGAGAAAATGTAACAGAAGGAGATCGTAAAGAGTTCGAATCCCCGTCGGCTTGTATTCGCGAAGGCGGAACATCCAGAGGAGTGGCGCTGCAATCTCCCTTCAATCTTGGTGATCCTCTGGCCATTCTTCTCGTTATGCTCTGCCTCAGGTACCTATTACCCGAATGA
- the LOC139761559 gene encoding uncharacterized protein isoform X2 produces the protein MRSSTLASHNLWLQILFIVVICVFLDLWVSIVAEPVGRLRTDNPVTSFPGKATWGYSSDVSGPISISGGATEGVARSFDTSSGATIRGGTTYGTTLGRWIGKATPIVRTASTKVVSSAVSVVDEEPGSGIDVPYETTTRTPSSPLPPTRQPPPLPPTRQPPPLPPTRQPPPLPPTRFVPFDFRRRRIYPFLPYTPFYFPQLDPYFRGGGVQGNVGPLTLVYGRLQSDPAYVHPQSSSIKASKLTSDEEVKPLGHNESQGELLSESLPLENGQQLQKLGSDDNVPVAVREQHLTEDNDSVSQELAGVSGRNLNLDEYLLSDGIASSNDLYLSDEFNSTDKMDAVDMTLSSEQVHSVHERNVENEYIFFNQTASYTGDGTPEEFDPYQAASLTQTGVAEGARHDQMVMASIFLKPALGGSILPYFEEEDMSSSPSHQSASPGNFVDLLTTGYGSNPTRTRQPIPRYIIVKDQNLGRVTVLGSDHEASSGGSGTSPSGSESSTSTVLETIDTKGENVTEGDRKEFESPSACIREGGTSRGVALQSPFNLGDPLAILLVMLCLRYLLPE, from the exons ATGAGGTCCTCCACGCTCGCCTCTCACAATCTCTGGCTACAG ATCCTCTTCATTGTTGTGATTTGTGTATTTCTGGACCTCTGGGTTTCCATCGTTGCCGAACCTGTCGGACGTTTGAGAACGGACAACCCCGTCacttctttcccagggaaggcgACATGGGGTTACAGCTCAGACGTGAGTGGCCCCATCTCCATCAGCGGGGGGGCGACCGAAGGCGTCGCCAGGTCCTTCGACACGTCTTCGGGAGCGACCATCCGTGGAGGGACGACGTATGGCACTACCCTCGGCCGATGGATCGGGAAAGCCACGCCGATCGTGAGGACAGCTTCGACGAAAGTCGTCTCCTCTGCCGTCTCAGTCGTGGACGAGGAGCCAGGGAGTGGAATTGACGTCCCTTATGAAACGACGACTCGTACACCATCGTCTCCGCTACCTCCGACTCGTCAACCGCCTCCGTTGCCTCCGACTCGTCAACCGCCTCCGTTGCCTCCGACTCGTCAACCGCCTCCGTTGCCTCCGACTCGTTTCGTTCCATTTGACTTTAGAAGGAGGAGGATATACCCTTTTCTACCCTATACGCCCTTCTACTTTCCACAACTTGATCCATACTTCCGCGGCGGAGGAGTTCAAGGAAACGTTGGCCCACTAACACTGGTGTATGGGAGGCTTCAGAGCGATCCTGCTTACGTTCACCCACAAAGTTCAAGCATAAAAGCGAGCAAGTTAACCAGCGATGAAGAGGTTAAACCACTAGGACACAATGAATCACAAGGAGAACTTCTAAGCGAATCATTACCTTTGGAAAATGGGCAACAATTGCAAAAATTAGGTTCTGATGATAACGTGCCAGTTGCAGTTAGAGAACAACATTTAACAGAGGATAATGACAGCGTCTCTCAAGAGCTCGCTGGCGTATCTGGGAGGAACTTGAATCTAGATGAATATTTATTGAGCGACGGGATAGCCTCATCTAATGATCTGTACCTGTCAGATGAATTCAACTCTACAGATAAAATGGATGCAGTGGATATGACGCTTTCAAGTGAGCAAGTACATTCAGTGCATGAACGTAATGTAGAGAATGAGTATATCTTCTTTAACCAAACCGCATCATATACAGGAGATGGTACACCAGAGGAATTTGACCCATACCAGGCAGCTTCACTCACACAGACTGGCGTAGCTGAGGGCGCCCGACATGACCAAATGGTTATGGCTTCCATCTTCCTAAAACCTGCTTTGGGAGGTAGCATCTTGCCATACTTCGAGGAAGAAGATatgtcttcctctccttcccatcAGAGTGCATCACCAGGTAATTTTGTCGACCTGCTTACTACGGGATACGGTTCGAACCCTACGAGGACGAGGCAGCCTATACCGAGGTATATCATCGTGAAAGACCAGAATCTCGGTCGTGTGACGGTTTTGGGTTCTGATCACGAAGCTTCCTCTGGTGGTTCGGGAACATCCCCCTCGGGAAGTGAATCCTCTACCAGTACTGTTCTTGAAACCATTGACACCAAAGGAGAAAATGTAACAGAAGGAGATCGTAAAGAGTTCGAATCCCCGTCGGCTTGTATTCGCGAAGGCGGAACATCCAGAGGAGTGGCGCTGCAATCTCCCTTCAATCTTGGTGATCCTCTGGCCATTCTTCTCGTTATGCTCTGCCTCAGGTACCTATTACCCGAATGA